One Malus domestica chromosome 11, GDT2T_hap1 genomic region harbors:
- the LOC103428782 gene encoding homeobox-leucine zipper protein ATHB-52-like yields MDFFQTSNHKNQFQHNKKRLTQDQVKLLERSFASNKKLEPERKLLLAKQLAIPPRQVAIWYQNKRARWKTQSLELNYNAIQAKLESALAEKRRLEKDVERLRGELKRAHEVVLALNQQAQVFPANPVICSVFDSSNCSDEVGVGSSSMQPHGDHAVKQLEELYACLIGMQ; encoded by the coding sequence ATGGATTTTTTCCAGACCTCAAACCACAAAAACCAATTCCAACACAACAAAAAGAGGCTAACCCAAGACCAAGTGAAGCTCCTAGAGCGAAGCTTTGCCTCCAACAAGAAGCTTGAACCAGAGCGCAAGCTTCTGCTGGCCAAGCAGCTCGCAATCCCACCGAGACAGGTTGCGATTTGGTACCAGAACAAGCGCGCGCGGTGGAAGACGCAGAGCCTTGAGCTCAACTACAATGCAATCCAAGCGAAGCTGGAAAGTGCCCTAGCTGAAAAGAGGAGGCTTGAGAAAGATGTTGAGAGGCTTAGAGGCGAGCTTAAGAGGGCTCATGAAGTTGTGTTGGCCTTGAACCAACAAGCACAAGTGTTTCCTGCTAATCCTGTAATTTGTTCAGTGTTTGATTCTTCTAATTGTAGTGATGAGGTTGGTGTTGGAAGTTCTAGCATGCAGCCGCATGGGGATCATGCGGTTAAGCAACTTGAGGAGCTCTATGCTTGTTTGATTGGCATGCAGTGA
- the LOC103448726 gene encoding E3 SUMO-protein ligase MMS21 isoform X1 produces the protein MALTSRTHGVTGRIRTATSNLHEDNQSLISDIGKAFSLMKEIAVDFERAKQFEMVKELENAVVELVDTYEDCSHFSSAIESVGVIYQPGPELTDFDKLFKNEVAQLKANSSSVPQNHPLMRQFREGVWLDNAKSKHNELKVHHAGEPMPGEEQEDIIMTSNQSTILNVTCPLSGKPVIELEHPVRSIICKHVYDKGAITSTYGETTHAALLQLALRNCS, from the exons ATGGCCTTGACCTCTCGCACTCATGGCGTCACTGGACGGATCCGAACCGCCACATCCAATCTCCACGAGGACAACCAGTCTCTTATCTCC GATATtgggaaagctttcagtttgATGAAGGAAATTGCAGTTGATTTTGAAAGGGCTAAGCAGTTTGAGATG GTGAAAGAGCTCGAAAATGCCGTTGTTGAATTGGTGGATACTTATGAAGACTGTTCGCATTTTTCGTCGGCAATTGAATCTGTTGGAGTTATATACCAACCTGGGCCAGAG CTTACGGATTTCGATAAGTTGTTCAAGAATGAGGTTGCACAGCTGAAGGCAAACTCATCTTCAGTTCCCCAAAACCATCCACTAATGCGTCAATTCCGGGAAGGTGTCTGG TTGGACAATGCTAAAAGCAAGCATAATGAATTG AAAGTTCATCATGCAGGAGAGCCTATGCCAGGTGAAGAGCAGGAAGACATTATAATGACGAGCAACCAAAGCACTATTTTGAATGTCACTTGCCCATTGAGTGGAAAGCCTGTCATTGAACTGGAGCATCCAGTTCGGAG TATCATATGCAAGCATGTTTATGACAAAGGGGCAATCACCAGTACTTACGGGGAAACAACACACGCTGCCCTGTTGCAg CTTGCCCTGCGAAATTGCAGCTAG
- the LOC103448726 gene encoding E3 SUMO-protein ligase MMS21 isoform X2 → MALTSRTHGVTGRIRTATSNLHEDNQSLISDIGKAFSLMKEIAVDFERAKQFEMVKELENAVVELVDTYEDCSHFSSAIESVGVIYQPGPELTDFDKLFKNEVAQLKANSSSVPQNHPLMRQFREGVWKVHHAGEPMPGEEQEDIIMTSNQSTILNVTCPLSGKPVIELEHPVRSIICKHVYDKGAITSTYGETTHAALLQLALRNCS, encoded by the exons ATGGCCTTGACCTCTCGCACTCATGGCGTCACTGGACGGATCCGAACCGCCACATCCAATCTCCACGAGGACAACCAGTCTCTTATCTCC GATATtgggaaagctttcagtttgATGAAGGAAATTGCAGTTGATTTTGAAAGGGCTAAGCAGTTTGAGATG GTGAAAGAGCTCGAAAATGCCGTTGTTGAATTGGTGGATACTTATGAAGACTGTTCGCATTTTTCGTCGGCAATTGAATCTGTTGGAGTTATATACCAACCTGGGCCAGAG CTTACGGATTTCGATAAGTTGTTCAAGAATGAGGTTGCACAGCTGAAGGCAAACTCATCTTCAGTTCCCCAAAACCATCCACTAATGCGTCAATTCCGGGAAGGTGTCTGG AAAGTTCATCATGCAGGAGAGCCTATGCCAGGTGAAGAGCAGGAAGACATTATAATGACGAGCAACCAAAGCACTATTTTGAATGTCACTTGCCCATTGAGTGGAAAGCCTGTCATTGAACTGGAGCATCCAGTTCGGAG TATCATATGCAAGCATGTTTATGACAAAGGGGCAATCACCAGTACTTACGGGGAAACAACACACGCTGCCCTGTTGCAg CTTGCCCTGCGAAATTGCAGCTAG
- the LOC103448725 gene encoding uncharacterized exonuclease domain-containing protein At3g15140, with the protein MAFPRARLVTLPLLPSLFSTTLKPFLPISPLLPPPPVRSLAAFASLSASETQDSPAPRVPHPRKTAERWKPMCLYYTQRKCTMMEDPMHMEKFNHNCSRDLEVTNSMSNGIRFQNLDFFLVLDLEGKVEILEFPVLMIDAKTMNVVDFFHRFVRPTEMSETRINEYIEGKYGKFGVDRVWHDTAIPFKDVLQQFEAWLIQHQLWGEELGGCLNRAAFVTCGNWDLKTKVPQQCKVSRMKLPSYFMEWINIKDVYLNFYKRRATGMMTMMKELQIPLLGSHHLGFDDSKNIARVLQHMLADGAVIQISARRNPDSPENVEFLFKNRIR; encoded by the exons ATGGCGTTTCCGAGAGCCAGACTTGTCACTCTCCCACTTCTTCCTTCACTCTTCTCAACCACTCTCAAACCCTTCCTTCCCATTTCTCCCTTACTCCCTCCTCCTCCCGTCCGTTCACTCGCCGCCTTTGCCTCCCTTTCTGCTTCCGAAACCCAAGACTCACCGGCTCCGCGGGTCCCGCATCCTCGAAAGACCGCCGAACGGTGGAAGCCCATGTGTTTGTATTACACGCAACGGAAGTGCACTATG ATGGAGGATCCTATGCACATGGAGAAGTTCAATCATAACTGCTCTAGAGATCTTGAAGTGACGAATTCGATGTCAAACGGCATCCGCTTTCAGAACCTAGATTTTTTTCTTGTACTTGATTTGGAGGGAAAAGTTGAAATTCTTGAGTTTCCAGTTCTGATGATTGATGCAAAAACCATGAATGTCGTGGATTTTTTCCACAG ATTCGTGAGGCCAACGGAGATGAGCGAGACAAGAATAAAtgaatatattgaaggaaagtATGGCAAATTTGGAGTCGATCG TGTTTGGCATGATACAGCTATACCATTTAAGGATGTTCTTCAACAATTTGAAGCATGGTTAATTCAGCATCAGTTGTGGGGAGAGGAGTTGGGTGGGTGTCTTAATCGAGCAGCATTCGTCACTTG TGGAAACTGGGATTTGAAAACAAAAGTTCCTCAGCAATGCAAAGTGTCAAGGATGAAGCTTCCCTCATATTTTATGGAATGGATCAATATCAAAGATGTCTATCTAAATTTTTACAAGAGAAGG GCCACAGGaatgatgacgatgatgaagGAACTTCAGATACCATTGTTGGGAAGTCACCATCTTGGGTTTGATGACTCAAAGAACATAGCAAGGGTATTACAACACATGCTCGCTGATGGTGCGGTTATACAGATTAGCGCAAGGAGGAATCCCGATTCTCCTGAGAATGTCGAATTTCTGTTCAAGAACAGAATTAGGTAG